A stretch of the bacterium genome encodes the following:
- a CDS encoding amidohydrolase family protein, translating to SEYVRDHVRFTTQPIEEPSDPRHLRRVLEWVDAGHLLMFSTDYPHWDFDDPTRVARQLPGEMRERVLRDNALDLYNLPPARLADGEEQESHDQ from the coding sequence TCGGAGTACGTACGCGACCATGTACGGTTCACGACTCAGCCCATTGAGGAACCGTCCGATCCGCGGCATCTGCGGCGTGTACTGGAGTGGGTGGACGCGGGGCACCTGCTCATGTTCTCGACGGACTACCCGCACTGGGACTTTGACGACCCGACGCGTGTGGCCCGCCAACTCCCGGGTGAGATGCGCGAGCGCGTGCTGCGGGACAATGCCCTCGATCTGTACAACCTGCCGCCCGCTCGCCTGGCTGATGGGGAAGAGCAGGAGAGCCACGATCAATAG
- a CDS encoding Rieske (2Fe-2S) protein — protein sequence MGRYVVGRVADLPPGSQRLVRAGRWGIGVFNVNGKYYAFNNYCPHAGGPLCLGEVTGTTETAGPYQVLWVRQGEIVSCPWHAWEFDITTGRTVTEPTRTVRTYPVRVEDDLVILDTDGLPGSPEQNQQAEGG from the coding sequence TTGGGCCGTTACGTCGTCGGTCGAGTTGCCGATCTGCCGCCCGGCAGCCAACGTCTGGTGCGGGCCGGGCGTTGGGGCATCGGCGTCTTCAACGTCAACGGGAAGTACTACGCGTTCAACAACTATTGCCCGCACGCGGGCGGACCGCTCTGCCTCGGTGAAGTCACGGGGACGACGGAAACCGCCGGTCCCTACCAGGTCCTGTGGGTACGGCAGGGAGAGATCGTGAGCTGCCCATGGCATGCTTGGGAGTTTGACATCACCACCGGTCGCACCGTTACCGAACCCACCCGAACCGTCCGCACGTATCCGGTGCGTGTCGAGGACGACCTGGTCATTCTCGACACGGACGGCCTCCCCGGCTCGCCGGAACAGAACCAGCAGGCGGAAGGAGGATAG
- a CDS encoding amidohydrolase family protein, which translates to MGSAARIVDCAVHPSMRHRDEIREYMQEPWRSRPFPGPERYFYPAPMGDYCPDAHTPGGPPGSDPQAVGRRLFDEMGIQYAVLMPLTRGLLADDDLATAICAATNDWLASTWLDKQHTHGRFYGSIRVNAGDPEQAVREIERWAGHPAMVQVVVPMQAHRPYGQRVYFRIWEAAARHGLPVAVHADGGAGVDFWPSAAGYYSAFIEYRALHPTNFAYHLASLIAEGVFDRLEDVVFVFADGAHHMLAPLIWRMDKDWRPTRRETPWTKQLPSTYLRAHVRFCADPFELPHDPKVLEDWLDITDARDTLLFASNYPSWDSYDPREAFPGVGQELRERILAGNALSLYKFG; encoded by the coding sequence TTGGGCAGCGCCGCGCGGATCGTCGATTGTGCCGTCCACCCCTCGATGCGGCACCGAGACGAGATCCGGGAGTATATGCAGGAACCGTGGCGGAGCCGTCCCTTTCCCGGGCCCGAACGATACTTCTATCCCGCCCCGATGGGCGACTATTGTCCCGATGCGCACACCCCCGGTGGCCCGCCGGGGTCAGACCCGCAGGCGGTCGGCCGGCGGCTCTTCGACGAGATGGGCATCCAATACGCCGTGTTGATGCCCTTGACTCGAGGATTGCTGGCGGATGACGACCTCGCCACCGCGATCTGCGCGGCGACGAACGACTGGTTAGCCTCCACGTGGCTCGATAAGCAGCATACGCACGGCCGATTCTACGGCTCCATCCGGGTCAACGCCGGCGATCCCGAACAGGCGGTGCGGGAGATCGAACGGTGGGCCGGTCATCCCGCCATGGTCCAAGTCGTGGTGCCGATGCAGGCGCATCGGCCGTACGGGCAACGGGTCTATTTCCGGATATGGGAAGCCGCCGCGCGCCATGGGCTGCCGGTGGCCGTTCATGCCGACGGAGGGGCTGGCGTTGATTTCTGGCCGTCGGCGGCGGGGTACTACTCGGCTTTCATTGAATACCGGGCACTCCACCCCACCAATTTCGCCTATCATCTCGCCAGTCTTATCGCCGAGGGCGTCTTTGACCGGCTCGAGGATGTGGTGTTTGTCTTCGCAGACGGGGCGCACCACATGCTGGCCCCCCTCATTTGGCGGATGGACAAGGACTGGCGGCCGACGCGCCGCGAAACGCCCTGGACCAAACAGCTGCCTTCCACGTATCTGCGCGCGCACGTGCGATTCTGCGCCGATCCCTTCGAACTCCCACACGATCCGAAGGTGCTCGAGGACTGGCTGGACATCACCGACGCGCGAGACACGCTCCTGTTTGCGAGCAACTACCCGTCTTGGGACTCTTACGATCCCCGCGAGGCGTTCCCGGGGGTCGGACAGGAGCTGCGCGAGCGAATTCTGGCCGGGAACGCTCTTTCACTCTACAAATTCGGGTGA
- a CDS encoding sugar phosphate isomerase/epimerase codes for MSGANARADSENVSGELLMALQLGVTTYGYLYQRTLESALRAIAAAGYTLVEISTISPHVYTPATGVLERWALRRMLQSLNLRCVSINAAEQNLISPHPALREVALKEYEATIELAADLEVNIVVVGPGRLNPLIPMPEKDAIALLKRQLECLLPRATQLGVRLALETFPFGFMRTGAEVKTVVDSLADHSLGIAYDCANVLAHEDPAEGVRAIADRLLIAHLSDAWKDRFAHTSVGRGEVDFKSYGDALRETGFTGPTIYELVDGEDPDSRIADDATLFRAWGWQIG; via the coding sequence GTGAGCGGCGCGAACGCCCGGGCCGATAGTGAAAACGTTTCCGGGGAATTGCTGATGGCCCTGCAGCTTGGCGTGACCACGTACGGGTATCTCTACCAACGGACCCTGGAGAGCGCGCTTCGAGCAATCGCGGCGGCGGGGTATACGCTCGTTGAGATTTCGACCATTTCTCCTCACGTCTACACGCCGGCCACGGGGGTATTGGAGCGCTGGGCGCTCCGGCGCATGCTGCAGTCTTTGAACCTTCGATGTGTGTCGATCAACGCCGCCGAGCAGAACTTGATCAGCCCGCACCCGGCTCTGCGGGAGGTTGCCCTCAAGGAGTACGAAGCGACGATTGAGTTGGCCGCGGACCTCGAGGTGAACATTGTTGTCGTGGGACCTGGGCGTCTCAATCCCCTGATCCCGATGCCCGAGAAGGATGCCATTGCGCTTCTCAAACGCCAGCTCGAGTGCTTGCTCCCGCGAGCCACCCAATTAGGCGTTCGGTTGGCGCTCGAGACATTCCCCTTCGGATTCATGCGGACCGGGGCCGAGGTGAAGACGGTTGTGGACAGTCTGGCCGATCATAGCCTCGGCATTGCCTACGATTGCGCCAACGTCTTGGCGCACGAGGATCCTGCCGAGGGCGTTCGTGCAATTGCCGACCGGCTCCTGATTGCGCACCTCAGCGATGCGTGGAAGGATCGGTTTGCCCACACCTCCGTGGGGCGCGGTGAGGTCGACTTCAAGTCTTATGGCGACGCGCTTCGTGAAACGGGCTTCACGGGGCCCACCATCTACGAGTTAGTCGACGGGGAGGATCCCGACTCACGCATCGCCGACGACGCCACACTGTTCCGCGCCTGGGGCTGGCAGATCGGATAG